GGCGAACTGCGTGCCCCCGATCGCGCCTTTGGCATGATATTTGCTCAGAACTTGCTGGAGCAGGGCTTTGGTGAGGCGATCTCCGAGGCTTATCTGACGCAGCTGGGCCAAGAGGCGATCGCAAATGCTGATGGGCCATCTCTGGAGCCTATGAGCCCTATAGAGGCGCTATTCCAACAGCGCCCCGATCTGTTCCATGCGTTTGATCGCGCTGAATTTGAGGCACTGGCTTCCGACTCGCCTGAAATTCTCTATCAAGATGGTGAACGGGGATTCCTATGGTTGGAGGGTCACGACAACCCCTATGCCTATCAGCAAGATGCGGTGAGAGAGGCAATGGCCGGGGTCTCGATTTCTCCACCTGATTTCCTGGCTGAGGATGCCCCTTCAGAGCCTCACCTTGCATCTGCCCACGACCCGCAGGTTACCCCGGAGACGCCCCTGGCAGGGGCCGTAGGAGCCACAGACATGCGGCCCGCCCAAGATATTTATGACGATCTGGGGCTGGTGGTGCAACCCTTATACCCTCAATCCTCTCAGGATGCGCCTGTCAGCAGCCCGTCGCCACAGCCTGACCCGACCACTGATGCAGATGAGGTATTGCTTCCCGAGCTTGGCCCTGGGCCACACCATCCCCACCTGAAGCGCTTTGCTGAACTCAAGGCCGACTACCCAGAGGCTGTTGCTTTTGTCCGAGTCGATCAGGCCTACGAGACTTATGCCGAGGATGCGCAGATCGCGGCCTATGGCGTAGGGCGACCCACTCAACCTATGCAGTGGGGACTTGACCCCGACTGCGAGGGTTTAAGCGTCAATACCGCTGAGCTGCAAGAGCAGATTATTCCAACCCTCACCCAGGAGGGCATTACTGTGGTTGTGGCTGAGTTGCACCCGCAGCTGGGCTTTGAGGCGCATGGGGCCGTGCGCGTCTACGAGGCCGATCTAGAGCGGTTTCACGATGCTGCTTTTACCCCACTCCCAGAGGTAGAGGTGCCAACGGGGTCTCCTGGACTTGAGGCGCTAGAGCATGGTGGCGCTGTACTCACCTTTGAGGCTGGGGAGCGGATTTGGGCACTACAGCTTTCTCAGGATGAACTGGCTATGGTCAACGCATCTATGCAAAATGCCAAGGCCGTGGTGCGTGAGAGTGGTATACAGGTTGGGGCTCAATGGATGGAGCGGGCGGCCACTACCATCGCCACGAAAGCCTTAGGTGATGAGCATGGTGACCCTGTAACCATCGAGGGTGCTGTTGGTCAGCTAATGGCCGAGTTCTATACCTCGCTAGATGCAGCGGTCAACCCCATGATTCAAAGTGCTACGCCATTCGAGCGGCAGGAGGATGGCCAGGCGAGCGCCGTTCCCGGTGGAATAGATCCCCCCTCTACAATTCCTATCGTTGAGCAATCCTCCGTCGATACTCCGTCTGAGGCGTCACCGGCTGTCCTAGCAGAGCCGGTACAGAGCCAAGCTGTGCTTAAAGATTTGCGTGAATGGTACTCCCAGGCGCGGGCCTTGGGGCGATCGCCGTCGCACCTGGGTCGCATTGAGCAGATCGGCCAGGCGATCAAATCGGGGCATGAAGGGGAGTACGGCGACGTAGACAGAATCACGCGTCAGCATGACCAAAAGGCTCATCTCCAGCAGGCCACTAACGTTTTGGCCCAGTCTAAATACCTGTTAGCTCAGTTAGGGCAAGATCAGCCCGATGGCTCCAAAGTCTTTGCTGGTAAGACCTATACCCTTCTCAGCCAGGGCGATGAGATCGCTGTTTTGGCGAGAGAACGAGGCGAGATTTTTAACGCTAAGGGCAGCCGAGTTTTGCACAGTCAGGGGCTGAGTGCCGAAGATGCCCACAAGTTTAGTGCCCAAGTGTCTCGGGTGCGGCAGGCCCTAGCGGTACAAACTACCTCTCACCCAGCCGCTATCCCAGCTGTCTATGATCGGTAGTACCCCTACAAATTTAGTCAGATGGCCAAGCCCTTGATGTTGATGGACTGCCCCTGAGTCAAGCCCTCCCCCATTGCTCACATTTCACTAATGAACGCACTATCGCCACGGCCAAAGCAGCCATCCGTGCAGGATGTCGCGAAGTGGTTGTTGAAAAATAACCTACCGCCGCTCCCCATTGCGCCAGAGCAGGATGCTTACCAGTACCCCAAGGTAAATCCTGACCGCCCAGACAGGGGGATTTACTGCCATATCCCCTTGGTTGAAGTTGATGGGAAGCTCTGCCCGGTCTCTAGATTTACCGGCAAGAATCCTAGCTACCTGGATGCTGATGGCCATCCGCACAGTGTCAATCATCGGGACTTTCAGTCCAGAATGCCTGACCCGAGTGAGCTGGATGCCTGGTTTTCCAATCCCCAGAATGGAATTGCCACGCTGGGCAATGAGCGCACCGTGTTCATCGACTTCGATGTGAAAAACTTCGGCTCCCGGGAGGCCTGTGATGCCGCTGTTCTAACGTGGGCTGAGAGCCATCCTCAACTCAAGCAGACCTACGCTGAGCAGACCCATCGAGGCGGGTGGCATTTTATCGTGCAACTGGAGCACCCCAAAGACTTTACTAACTTTGCCCTAGAGCCCGGTGGCCTGCATGTGGGTGAGGTGCTTGGCGTCGGCAGGGTTTGTGTACTGGCTCCCACCATTGGCCCCACCGGTAATCCTTACCGGGCTAGGCATCTTGTGGCGGCCCCATTGACCATCCCAGACCTCTCAGCGATTGGAATATTCAAATCAGGGACTCAGGCAACAAAAAGCTCTGAGCATAGTGTCCCTATTGGCAAGGCTATTCCTGTCAAGGCTCGGCCTCGACGCATAAAGACGCTGCCAGGGAGTTCAACTGTAGACCTGTCAGATCTGATCTCAGACCGCGCCAGAGACGTTCTAGCAGGCGGTGGGGGTGGGCATAGCGATCGCTCCTATGCGATCGTGTCGCTAGCCCGAGAGGCATTCGGTTGGGAGAACTGGGCCAGAGAGAATAGTATCCCCTTGAGCGGGCAGAGTGCTGAAGCGTTGACGATCCAAGGGGGATTGGCCCACGGGGCTGATGAAGATCACATTCATAGAATTATGGATGGAGCGTCATTGGAACTGGCCCGCCCCTCCTGTGAGTATCAAGGGACTGAGTTCCCCTGGGTACGATTACGAAAAGTTTCTCCGACGATGTTTGAGCAAAAGGCTCCGCTAGCCATGGAGCTGCCGGTAGATCGAAGTCGACTAACCGTGAAGCCTAATCAAATTGTTAATGAGCCCGTCGATCTAAATCATGACTTGTTATGTGCGGCCAGTCGGGTTTTGCATGAGAGAGGGCAAGTTGGAACTGATGATTTGATGCTTGT
Above is a genomic segment from Nodosilinea sp. E11 containing:
- a CDS encoding bifunctional DNA primase/polymerase, whose translation is MNALSPRPKQPSVQDVAKWLLKNNLPPLPIAPEQDAYQYPKVNPDRPDRGIYCHIPLVEVDGKLCPVSRFTGKNPSYLDADGHPHSVNHRDFQSRMPDPSELDAWFSNPQNGIATLGNERTVFIDFDVKNFGSREACDAAVLTWAESHPQLKQTYAEQTHRGGWHFIVQLEHPKDFTNFALEPGGLHVGEVLGVGRVCVLAPTIGPTGNPYRARHLVAAPLTIPDLSAIGIFKSGTQATKSSEHSVPIGKAIPVKARPRRIKTLPGSSTVDLSDLISDRARDVLAGGGGGHSDRSYAIVSLAREAFGWENWARENSIPLSGQSAEALTIQGGLAHGADEDHIHRIMDGASLELARPSCEYQGTEFPWVRLRKVSPTMFEQKAPLAMELPVDRSRLTVKPNQIVNEPVDLNHDLLCAASRVLHERGQVGTDDLMLVFVGDQYAVNLNKEGKLGILKDGRTIFAYEENKTVFNRSQASDPKLLLVDAKIEPSLQSNAEKQAADRQHSSKSVELLNLASFILSRAGQPSELGGFKVEGRRNSVILTEEGVLLATQEGRTVLRAKGSAIEFSRASEPVLEDFRNAVSVLNQQNLRQSKPWQAQI